In the Anolis sagrei isolate rAnoSag1 chromosome 1, rAnoSag1.mat, whole genome shotgun sequence genome, GAACTTCGATGCCAACACTCGTTTAATATATCCTATACCTATTGTGACTTTCAAAAATAGAAATTCACAAGGGTATTAAAGAAAAGGCTCTCTTGTTTTCAATCCCACTAAAGGGAATAGAACTTTGAAGGTTTTGGAGGCCCATTTCTTCTGTTGCTataattcagtggttcccaacctttttttgaccagggaccactttgaccatgaactactttccaacattagtatcaaaaggcttatgaatcagtttttggtcaactttagatttggtttagttatttgaggtgctgattcagacagTTGcagtggatagaccacatcggctctagtttctgatacagaacatatgccacccagtagtcgccatctgctcacccacagaaaactatatttaataatctagagctgatgtggtagtagcagcaatctttcgtgggtagtcaacttctaccctcccaacatccccattgccttggcactataagagggctttgtgagaccaatcactctcattgctgtgtggtttcgaggcaacggtgtagtaatggtgaggccgcggaccatatttttgctggtggtccatggaccacaagatgggaaccactgctataaatcaTGCTTGGACACATGCTTTGTTAAATATCCCagtgtttccttcttttttttttttttgtttctcttgCCCTTAAACCTTCTGCCATTTACATAGCAATGAGTACTTACCTGACTGGCCACAGAACAGTTGTCCGCCATTGTCTTGGTCTGATGACAAGAAGAACATGATAGGGCAGCTACTAGGTTCATAGCATGTGTATACAAAGCCTATAATTTCCAGTTCATAGATAGGAGAGAATAATAAGCCTTGTATAGTATTCGCCTAGTACAAAAGGTTCTCGATAAAAATAGATAGGATTGCATATTTGAAAACTTTTCCAAAAGGAAGGACTGGCCAATGCTGGGTGCACCCATTGTTTCTCCATTATATGAAAGTGTTCGTATCTTGCTTCAGCATACAAAATGGCTGCTAAGAAGAAACTACATTTTCAGATTCTAAAATCTGCTGGAGATGATAAAATGTACACATGCCCTTAGTGGGaaatggtggggtggggggagtatTAAGATACGCTTATtgctatgaaataataataatctctattgGAATGTAGCAGCTATTCCATCTTCTTTTTAAGTTTGAGGTATATTTGCTGCTACTAAAACAATTTATTCTAAGGAGTCCTTCTGGATGTTCACATCACTATTTGACACTATTAAGAAACAAAGCCTTCACAATATCTCTTGAGTGAAGCCTGTGGGGAAATGGAaagagttacttttttggactgcaggTCCCAGAACCATGTTGGGCTTTAGCAacgccaggctttagcacagcgggttaaaccgccagctgcagaaaatcttgctgattgaaaggttgacatttcaagcccgggttggggtgagctcccaactatcagcccagcttctgctcacctaccagtttaaaaacatcaatgtgagtagataaataggtacttctTTGGCGTGGAGGTGTAATAAAAGGTGTCCATGCTGAAGAtaacaaagctcctcggcatggaaggtggagcgacagcaccccccatggccggagtcgagcacagcctctagatgccaaagatgggaagcctttatctctgtttatgtactgtctttgttaattgtataatgccattgaatgtttgctgtatatgtgccctgagtcccctcggggagataaggcataatatattatatttcacTCACCATGGCCACTGGCTATGGCTATGGTGGTTGGAAGAATCCTGGAAGATATGGCCCCAAACTAGCATTTCCAAGTTCTGAGCCTGAGCCAACATTCCCATGCAGCCAGTTCTGTTTGTATCTGTAATATAAGAACACTTATATTAGCTCCAACTTTACTGGGGCAAAGGAAATGGGGCAATGTCAGGAAGAGGTTTGCTGAAGCATGATTGCCTGTGAAACACCTCATATTATGAAGGTTAGGCTGGTCTTCTTCCAGTAGCCTGTTAAATGAAAGCAAAACCCAAGCCTCTGAAAGGAAAAAGAGTATTTCATCTAAGAATACTTATTCCAGATCCAAGAAAGAAGGTGATTTTGTGTGAGAGAACAATTGCAAATGTGTGTTGAGCATTCAGATGGAATTATATTAATtaatctccttcctcttttccaaaGGCAACGGCACTATTGacttcccagaattcttgaccatgATGGCCAGAAAAATGAAAGACACAGACAGCGAGGAAGAAATTCGTGAAGCGTTCAGAGTCTTTGACAAGGTATGGCTTAgatcagaggtgtcaaactgattTTCACTGAGGGCAACATCAGTCTTATGGTCGCCTTCAAAGAGTCATTTCTAATTGTAAGACGGTATAAATGCTGGCTGGCATTGAAAGCTTCCTGGGCCACCTAAAATGATACGGCCTGCAGACCTTGCGTTTGAGACATACGACTTAGACATATTAAGTGGTGTTTAGACTACTTATGCTGTGGCTTATTTGGCTATAGCTACAAAGGCAACAATGGAGAACATGCTTTGTTGCTGAAAGCAAAATGTACACCTGGGAAGGTCCAGAGAGATTTAGAGGCTTTGCTTGTGGTCATAATCAAATCTCAGTTCCTGTCTTGTCTTAGCCTACCTAATGAAGTCATTGGGAAAGGAGAGGTGTGTGAATTACAGTTGGAAAATGAAAGAAGATATGCTTGcctgtgtatgtatataatacATATACACAGTGGGCTCTtcatatctgctggggtttggttccataaTCCCCTGTGTTTATCAAACTCTGTGGATGCTGTGTTTATCAAACTCTGTGGATATACAGTGGTGTATATTCAAATTATCTGAATGTTATGTTTGGAAATTAGCTGAAATTCAGCTTGGGCCAAGAGTAAAGCAAAGGAGGTACTTATTACAATGTATGTGAAGTTAGATAGGGATGTGGTAACTTCACCAGGAACTCTTTGTGAGGATGTTAACAGAGTGGAGAAGTTAATGCTGGTATGTTTTCCTTCAAGGATGAACATCTTATGCAGTATCTCTCCTAGAGCCAGTACATTTCTGTATTTAATTTGCCTTTGGATTAGAAATTGTCCATTTTTCTTCATGCTAGCTAGCCTGATAAAAAGTCAAAGAACGTGCAAAACCCATTTTCATTACAACCTTGCCTGGTCTAAATCCagagaaatcatgctacccctctattctaccttggtcagaccacacctgaaacactgtgtcaaattctgggcaccacaattgaagggagatgttgacaagctggaatgtgcccagaggagggcgactaaaatgatcaagggtccggagaacaagccctatgaggaatggcttaaagagctgggcatgtttagcttgcagaagagaaggctgagaggagacatgatagccatgtataaatatgtgaatggaagtcataaggaggtgggagcaagcttgttttctgctgctctggagactaggacacggaacaatggcttcaaactacaggaaaggagattccacgtgaacattaggaagaacttcctaatggtgagagctgttcagcagtggaacctcctgctctggagtgtggtggaggctccttctttggaggcttttaaaccgagaccatctgttggggatgctttgaatgtgattatcCTGCTTCCTtgcatggggttggattggatgcccaggaggtctcttctaactctatgattctatgaaatgaacaCACAGGATTTAATCTGTAATGGAGAGCTAGAGAGTTTCAACTACACATAGAAGGTGTGTTCCTCTATATGTTCTTTAGCCTTTATCTATATTGTTCCTTATCAAGTCAGTGGAATCTCTGTAGACAGTGATCCGGTTAGGTATCATGAAATCAATCCAACCAAATCAACAGATTGGATTTGAATCACGTATcctgtggtatagtggttttagCGTTGGGTTCGGACTTCTGAAGACCAGAGCCCAAAGccacattcagccatggaaatccaattggtgaccttgagcaagccattgtgccaagaaaatcctgtgataggttcaccgtcgggttaccataagttggaagtaacttgaaagcacacaacaacaaattattatttattatttatttacagtatttgtataccgcttttctcaccccgagggggactcaaagcagtttacacatatgtagtggcaaaaattcaatgccagtacaaacaattacaattatacactacaattagacataaatcaaattaaaaaatacatccatgagcaataaaacaatcattaaaaaaataaacagtctTGTCCGTTGAATCgctgttccagtcattgtctttccgaaatacTGGATACATTTatttctactgcccgaaggcctggtcccaaaaccatggtGGCCAACTTACTTGCTATGATGGGCATGTGTTATTGGCCTAAATACATTTGCCTGCTGGAGTGCAAAATCCAATTGACTTTtgggatgtttgagacaaaggggAGATGTGTATAAAATTATGCATGGTGTAGAGAGAGTAGATAGAGAGGAGTTTTCATCCCTCAAAGAATTCTAGAGCCTGAAATTGAAGAGTGGGATATTCAGGATAGATGAAAGGACATACTGTTTTCTGCAATGCACTGTTAATCAGTGAAATTTATTGCTATAAAATGTAATTAAGGCTGTTGATTGAGATGGCATTAAAATGGAGACTGAATGAATTCATGAAGCATTGCACCATCAGTGGGTAATTTAGCTTGGGTGGCTGTATCTCCTCCATTAAGACAGTGCCACTATTTATTAGTTGCTGAAGAAAATGATCGTTATGCTGCCCCACTTTTGCTTACGAGCTTACACGAGCAATTGCTTGGCCATTGCATAAACAAAATGATGGACTAAATAGGACTGACCCAGTGGGGCGCTTCTTGTGTTTTTAACCACATGATTCACAAAATGTTCCCCCCAAAcaggatttctgggtgtttttAAATAGCAGCTTTGCATCTTGCTTGCCAAAGCCCATTTTGGAGCTCAGACAGGGAGTTTCAAAAGCAGTTAGTGATGCTATGTGAATGTGGCCAATgttcaaaaggggaaaaaaaatctttgtccCAGCGGGCATCCTGAAGCTCACTGAACACCTAATTGAATGCTCTCTATATTTGTGACAGGAAGCAGGTTAACTCTCAGGGGTCTTTTCTGTACATTTTGgcttaatgggggggggggggctctgcctCTGTGTGGACACTAGAAACCTCTAAAATCTAGAAGGAAAACCTCAGCCCCATCAGTTTCTGTTCTGTctagttgttttgtttttcagagcGAAAACAGAAGTTTGTGATAGGTCCTATAATGTTCTTGCCACCTTGGGTTGCACTCTGGGAGAAAGACGGATAATAAATAGCCAAGCCAGAACCCTTAGTAAACTTAACTAAGTAACTTCTCTTGGTGCGACACTGGCCAAAACATGATGTAAACAACATTTACCCTCCTTCTAACTGGCAGCAGAATTGCCTTCCTTCTCCATATGCAGCTGATGCCTGGCAATGTAGTTGGGGAGTGGGAGGATTTAAGATCATCACAAtcatggtgatgataatgatgatgattgacTTTATTTATACGCCGCCTTTCCCCCTGTGGAGACACAAGGCAGCTTTTTTTAatggtgtcagaagcaaattgagaatatactataagtcgcttctggtgtgaggaaattggccgcctgcaaggacgttgcccaggggatgcccaaatgttttaccatcctgtgggaggcttctctcatgtccccaaatgacagataggagctcacctcatcttgcagattcaaatcactgaccaacacaagggtttaacccattgcggcacTGTGGCTAATGATGTCAAAATAAAGCAGTTATTAATATGAAACAGTTACTCTTCCTTAAGTGTTTTGTATTCACCATCACTACTTAGTCACAATTTTGACACTGTTGCCACAATGTTAACTCCCTCCACCAACCTCCCCTCCTGAGTATCATGGGGAGAAGAAGAGCCATTCAGTGAATGACGTTTCCATCACGTTTGATGAGGATTTGACAAGGAAAGATTacaaggctccatctacacagttgtataaaaccCAGATTACCTACTcagaactggattagatggcactgtagactaatataatccagttcaaagcagatacagtagagtttcgcttatccaaccatggctcatccaacgttctgtattatccaacacagtccacCTCCCacttggatccacagctgtttcaatacattgcaatgttttgatgctaaattcgtaaatacagtgattactacataatgttatcatgtattgaattgctttttctgttgatttgttttaaaacatgatgttttggtgcttaatttgtaaaattataatgtaatttgacgtttaataggcttttccttagtccctccttattatccaacattttcgcttagccaacgttctgctggcctgcttacattggataagtgaaactctactataatctgtattttatatggcagtgtagatgggaactCAGTTAAGTGTACTTGAGCTGCAATCTTATGAACACTTGTGTGGGAGAAATTTCCAGTGAATGTGGTAGAACGTACTTCTGAGTACAGTAAACATGCAGAGGATTTTACTGGTAAAGAGCCGCATCAAACTTTTGCCATAACGTTATTACAGAAAGCTTTTGGTATTGACTGGGGTTTTGCCCCAGGGCACACACACATGCTGTCGATACAAAAATCTATAAATGCTCAAGTTGCTATTGTGGTTTTGAGGTTGGTTTAATACACTTCTACGTTGTTTTTGCcgttcttaatttttttaattagattgtttacgttacattatttgttatgtttttaactgtgttttagctAGTAAATTCTGTTGTATGCTGAGCTTGGTCCCCAtggaagctgccccgagtcccttcggggatatggtggcggggtataaaaataaaattgttgttgttgttgttgttgttgttgttgttgttgttgttgttacatgcaGTGATGTAGTAAAATATTATCTCTTCTGTAAGATCACACAATCAAGGATCCTTTTTGGAACTTTATTTTGGGGAacattttcaagttgtggatggttgaatccatggatacagaacccatggatatggCAGACTGATTGTATTTATTCAATTAAATTGCACATAGTCCAACATTCCCCTAGAACTGGGATTCGTGACCACTTACAACATGAATCAAACAGATATGAGTAAAAAGGCAACAGCTAATAGCAAATTAAGTCATAACACAAACCAACGTCATATTAAAATAACTACCAAATGAAAAGCAAATTTGAAAGCATATCGGAAGAAAATGGTTTTATAAGCTTGTtgggtcccctggtggcacagtgggttgaactgctgatctgctgaacttgatgaacaaaaggttggcgatttgaatccggggagtagggtgaCCTACCTCTGTTaggcccggcttctgccaactatcaattcgaaaacatgcaaatgtgagtagatcaataggtactgctttggctggaaggtaacggcactccatgcaatcatgctggccacacaaccttaGAGGCACctgcagacaacactggctcttcagcttagaaatgaagatgagcacccccccccctccccccaagagtCGGGCATGACTGGTCTTcatgtcggggaaaacctttactaaaaACCTGTCGGTTTCAATCTTTTCCAtcgttttgtttttgcaggatgGCAATGGTTACATCAGTGCAGCAGAGCTACGCCATGTTATGACAAACCTAGGAGAAAAGCTAACAGACGAAGAAGTAGATGAAATGATCAGAGAAGCAGATATTGATGGGGACGGACAGGTCAACTATGAAGGTAAGCTGTAGTTTCCTATATCTGTAAATAGCACCTTGAAgggattttttgtgtgtcaagagctacttgagaaactgcaagttgcttctggtgtgagagaattgaccatctgcaaggatgttgcccaggggacacccggatgttttgatgcattaccattcttgtgggaggcttatctcatgtccccacatggggagctggagttgacagagggagcttatctgcgctctctctggattcaaacctctgacctgttggtcttcagtcctgctggcacaagggtttaacccattgcgctaccgggggctgaAATATTGGGGTGTTAGAAACCCTTACTATTCTTTTGTGCCAGAATAGCTATCTCTAGTGATTTTATCCTGTACTTAATTTTGTATTATTTCCTTTCTAAGGAGGTTAAAAGTAgttttttcttttgctctttcttttaGAATTCGTACAGATGATGACTGCAAAATGAAGAGACCTCCCACCTATTTTTCCTCTAGAAGAATCAAATTGAATCTTTTACTTACCTCTTGCAAAAAAATGttcatttattcattctgttTCTGTATAGCAAAACTGAATGTCGAAATACCTTCTGTCCACAAACTGCATGTAATGGTTGGTGGTCCTGTTCCCAAAAAGATCAAGTTAAacatcagtccccccccccccccaatataaataattgtatttactaccttttaaaaaagtaagaaaGCACTTAGCGAACTCCTCAAAAAAGTTCCATTTGCTAATAACTATTACACTGTTTGGGCTGGCCAGTTTTTCATGCATGCAGCTTGACAATTGAGCACAGTCAGACATTTgtattaaaacagttttaaaaaaagagagaaaaaatctttaaaaaaatagtaattcCCAGGCCACTCTTTTCTCTGAAAGTGGATTCTGGTTCAATTTGTAGTTGTCAAATTGTCATAGCTGGGTTTACTTTCAAATTGGTCTATACCTCAGGATGATGGTATGCAGCAAAAATGGTTGAAGGATGCAAAATGCTTAGTGAGAAAATGCCCCTAAAGTTAGAGAAGGTTCTTCTGTATGTAGAAAAAGTTggttccaaaaaacaaacaaacacaaacccATGACTGCGGCTATGGGTGGCAAGTCTGTATTACTTTGGTTTTAATATTGTCTGCGTTGCACTATTGTGAAACAGGCGTTGGGGCCGTTACCCTTcacaaaacctttaaaaatgaaaCCTTAATTAATTAAGGGGTGGGAGCACCTTTGGGCATGtgctccccttttctctctctctgtctctctctctctctttctctctctctctctctcttgcatttTCAAAACCTTCTGTATCAAGACTTGGAGCTGGCGGAGCAGCCTGTGGACTTCAGCACAACTATCAACATCGCTGTTCAAAATATTACAGTTAATGTCCATTCCAAGTTGTAAATGCTAGTCTTTTTTTCCAATAAAAGACCATTAACTTAAAGGTGTTGTTACATGCTTTGTAAAagcttggaaataataataataatatatagctcTCTATAGAATTTGAGAAACTAAAaaccaaatgaataaataataaatagatggcAGTAGGGAAAGGGTAAATGTGTTCTGTAAATGACTTGCTGCTAAATTTTAAATGCACATGTATGCAATAACTTAACCCGTTTAACGTTTCTTCAAGATGGCAAGAACTGACCTCTTGTAACCCAAGACCTTTGCTATAAATAAATGAACTTGTGCTTGCCTTTCATATTTATGACAATCTTAATTCACTTGCTCACAAACCAGCTCGATTCTGACATTTCTGGGGCCTGTCGGGAGGCGGCACCACTCCTAATACTGTCTGTGTTGGCTATCCATCTAAGAAATGATATTTTATGGGAAGGGTCACCTTTGGTGggggtttaaaaatattttcctaaCATTTTTTGTGGAAAGGCATGGAAACAAGTTACCAAGCATGATTACAAAGAGGGTTGGAATGCGGCATGAACAAAAAAGGCCTCTGAATGGATCCTCTGACTAATGAATATTGTAAACAAAAGCACAAAATAGAGGAGCTTTCTTGGGCAACTTGCTCTCAAGAGAGTAAAATTGCAAGCTCTGAATCAAAAGAACCTGTGCAAATATGAACTCTGCCCCTTTCCAAAAACTTTAGCACAACCATGCTTTATTTCCAAAACTTGTGacattttgatttgttttaataGATCCCTCCTGCAGATTATGTTTGGGTTTTTATTCTTTAAAGGGTTGCATGGCAACCTTTTTCTGGAGTTTCCTGGGAGTGCATGATTCCGGTGGTTGCTTCTGCAGGTTCATTGAAacatgtcatataatccagttcaaagcagataatctggattttagatggcagtgtagaaagggccttagactGGGAAGCTTCAACCTTTGCCTGTGATTGGTGCCTCTAAAATAGCCCCAAACTTTGTCATCTAAATTGCCAAAATTTCAAAGACTGTAGCCAAACATGCATTTGTATTTGTGGAGAATCCTAGATACATTCCTTTTCAATAGGGAATTAGGCCCAATCTGAACTCATTTAATGCAAtatcaaactggtattgaagaatgCGGTTTTGCTGTGCAAATAATTCCATAGACATTCCTGGAACCAGTTAGAGGCCCACTTGGTGATGATTATACCAACCACAGATCACTCATGCACATTAAGGGCTATCCTTCatgtgcttttgtgggagtttattGTCTGATCAGTCCGAAGCTAACTTTGAAATGCATTAAATTGGCAATGTAGATGGAACCTAAAAACACAGAAAGGTCTTGCATTAAAATGAGCAGCTGTTGAAATGCACCCCCAAGCAGCCCTAGCCAAactagataataataacaataagagatTATTGGAGTTGCCACCcagcaacatctgaaggaccacagTTCCCTTCCTAGTTCAAATGAAATAACTAATCTTTAAGAAGTGAGTCCTGTGTATATCTGCTGTAATTCCTAGGTAGGTAAACATTGCTATTGCTCACCAAAATGTTTACCTAAGACCAATTCATGGACAAGGATCATGCACTCATTGCaatagtgtatatgtatatattaaaaacatttctgcctgttttttttttctaaatttgcTTAATGGCTAATAGCAACAACAGAATtttaataggttgctgtgagctttccgggctgtatggccatgttccagaagcattctttcctgatgtttagaccacatctatggcaggcaacctcaggggttgtgaggtcagttggaaacgaggcaagtgaggtttccaatgtccagggtgagagaaagaattcttgtctgtttgaggcaagtgtgaatgttgcaattggccagcatgattggcactgaatagccttggagcttcaaagtctggcttcttcctgcctgggggaaaatcctttcttgggaggtgttagctggccctgattgttttctgtctcaGGTCTCAGAGACCTCACAGcctttgaggatgtctgccatagatgtgggc is a window encoding:
- the CALM1 gene encoding calmodulin-1, which codes for MADQLTEEQIAEFKEAFSLFDKDGDGTITTKELGTVMRSLGQNPTEAELQDMINEVDADGNGTIDFPEFLTMMARKMKDTDSEEEIREAFRVFDKDGNGYISAAELRHVMTNLGEKLTDEEVDEMIREADIDGDGQVNYEEFVQMMTAK